In Candidatus Binatia bacterium, one DNA window encodes the following:
- a CDS encoding aldolase has translation MSNQPRMERLLGADRKCFDVAIDHGIFNTPGFLAGIEDMEAAVATIVDAGPDAVQLAPGQAHLLQNVPGRQKPSLVYRADVANVYGPNPPSELFCTLMESPVERAVRADAACVVIFLLLIPEETELHRQCVENLLRIQPDCEALGMPLMVEPIAMKPDGKGGFAVDGDMATVRTLVRQAVELGADLIKADPTDDPDDYPKVLEAAGRCPVLVRGGGKASEEEIFQRTVDLMGAGASGIVYGRNVIQHENPSGITRAFMEIVHRGASASDAMGILYDLPGSQD, from the coding sequence ATGAGCAATCAGCCTCGTATGGAGCGACTTCTTGGCGCCGATCGAAAATGTTTTGACGTCGCGATCGATCATGGAATCTTCAACACGCCAGGCTTTCTTGCCGGGATCGAGGATATGGAAGCCGCGGTCGCCACGATCGTGGATGCCGGCCCCGATGCTGTGCAATTGGCTCCCGGGCAGGCGCATCTTTTGCAAAATGTTCCAGGTCGTCAGAAACCCTCGCTGGTATATCGCGCCGATGTCGCGAACGTTTATGGCCCCAATCCGCCATCGGAGCTTTTTTGCACGCTCATGGAGTCACCGGTGGAGCGCGCTGTCCGTGCTGACGCCGCGTGTGTCGTGATCTTTCTTCTGCTGATTCCCGAGGAGACGGAATTACATCGACAATGTGTAGAAAATCTCCTTCGCATCCAACCGGATTGCGAAGCTCTGGGGATGCCGCTGATGGTCGAACCGATCGCCATGAAGCCCGACGGCAAAGGTGGTTTCGCGGTCGATGGAGATATGGCCACCGTGCGCACTCTGGTGCGTCAGGCGGTCGAACTTGGCGCGGATCTGATCAAGGCAGACCCGACCGATGACCCTGATGACTACCCGAAAGTCCTTGAGGCAGCCGGTCGATGTCCCGTTCTGGTCCGGGGTGGAGGCAAGGCGTCGGAAGAGGAGATCTTCCAGCGCACTGTGGATCTGATGGGGGCAGGTGCCTCGGGCATTGTCTACGGCCGCAATGTGATTCAGCACGAGAATCCGTCGGGGATCACGCGTGCTTTCATGGAAATTGTACATCGCGGCGCGTCGGCATCCGATGCCATGGGCATTCTCTACGACCTCCCCGGAAGTCAGGATTAA
- a CDS encoding class II aldolase/adducin family protein: MSDRTAAEIKEALLATAQEMLRSGLVEGTSGNLSARLPDGNVVMTPSSLSYEKMQLEDLVVVDLDGEVLEGSRGPTTEKALHLACLRRYPELGGVIHSHAMFATMFAITHQAIPCVVEEFDVFVGGDVPVANYQLTGSDELGEEVASWLGDRGAVLMANHGLLTVGGSPEKAMQVAHLVERTAKIVWGARLLGDLVPLPEETRATFAPIYKLMR; encoded by the coding sequence GTGAGCGATCGGACGGCAGCGGAGATCAAGGAGGCACTTCTGGCGACCGCGCAGGAGATGCTGCGCTCCGGGTTGGTGGAGGGAACCTCCGGCAATCTTTCGGCGCGCTTGCCCGACGGAAATGTCGTGATGACGCCGTCCTCGCTGAGCTACGAAAAGATGCAGCTCGAAGACTTGGTGGTCGTCGACCTCGATGGCGAGGTGCTGGAGGGCTCCCGCGGTCCGACGACCGAGAAGGCCCTGCATCTCGCCTGTCTGCGTCGCTATCCCGAATTGGGCGGCGTGATCCACTCCCACGCGATGTTCGCGACGATGTTCGCGATCACCCACCAGGCGATCCCGTGTGTGGTCGAAGAGTTCGATGTATTCGTCGGAGGGGATGTTCCGGTAGCGAACTACCAACTGACGGGCTCCGATGAGCTGGGTGAAGAGGTGGCTTCGTGGCTGGGCGATCGCGGTGCTGTTCTGATGGCCAACCATGGATTGCTGACGGTGGGCGGGTCGCCGGAGAAGGCCATGCAGGTGGCGCATTTGGTAGAACGGACGGCGAAGATTGTCTGGGGCGCGAGATTGCTGGGCGATCTTGTGCCTCTCCCCGAAGAGACCCGCGCCACATTCGCTCCGATCTACAAATTGATGCGGTGA
- a CDS encoding amidohydrolase family protein, which yields MEPSALDLIPDLSGHRDSGANAEVSVAAQPSPIARLTDQADFRVEGRPLVRSGDAIEALPPYRIEVRAGRILAAEELRVSAARAAETSFLMPGLADPHLHLVAMASRRLQRACLPQAPYSRQDLIDSIAETARLESGSWVRLEGFEEADLREGTLPTLAELDAACPNRPLRVRHASRHASLLNSAARRWLKNAGWSPAFGQEALLVGREIELARLLPRADTQRLREALREEGEALLRVGITCIDEVTASNDLERLELLASAELPQHIRFWLGVDADWAAIPSCPSGLSIAGIKLLPRDAAAVQSPWFGEAVARARQAGFPLAIHAVEPDAMASILEVLATAPARKSGGPRGLDRMEHASLCPPALVAALAASGMAVVTQPAFLVARGARYRRQLEQPLWQWLYPVSSLHEAGVPVAFSSDAPVAPPGFHAVLEAACGRGSGALADFGKAERVSPGLAFAAHSRTHRLIRGENAVDQWFAPGEAADFLVLAGDPRPGDFANLQVVAAALPSEGVRR from the coding sequence GTGGAGCCGTCGGCGCTCGACCTGATCCCGGACCTGAGCGGGCATCGTGACTCTGGTGCGAACGCGGAGGTGAGCGTGGCTGCGCAGCCGTCGCCGATTGCTCGCCTGACCGATCAGGCTGATTTTCGCGTGGAAGGGCGTCCCCTTGTGCGCTCGGGAGACGCCATCGAGGCGTTGCCGCCGTATCGGATCGAGGTTCGGGCGGGTCGGATCCTCGCGGCCGAAGAGCTTCGAGTTTCGGCGGCGCGGGCTGCGGAAACATCCTTCCTCATGCCTGGACTGGCCGATCCTCATCTTCATCTGGTGGCGATGGCATCCCGCCGCTTGCAGAGAGCTTGTTTGCCCCAGGCACCCTATAGCCGGCAGGATCTGATCGACTCCATCGCGGAGACGGCTAGGCTAGAATCCGGGAGCTGGGTTCGATTGGAGGGTTTCGAAGAAGCGGATTTGCGAGAGGGCACTCTCCCGACGTTGGCGGAGCTGGATGCTGCTTGCCCGAACCGGCCCTTGCGGGTTCGCCATGCCTCCCGTCATGCCTCACTGCTCAATTCCGCCGCACGCCGTTGGTTGAAGAATGCGGGCTGGTCCCCGGCGTTTGGTCAGGAAGCGTTGCTGGTCGGTCGGGAAATCGAACTCGCACGCTTGTTGCCGCGGGCCGATACGCAGCGTCTGCGTGAGGCTTTGCGCGAGGAGGGTGAGGCGTTATTACGCGTCGGCATCACTTGTATTGATGAAGTGACCGCCTCCAATGATCTCGAGCGGCTGGAATTGCTCGCATCAGCGGAGCTCCCGCAACATATCCGTTTTTGGTTGGGTGTGGATGCCGATTGGGCCGCAATCCCCTCATGCCCGTCGGGGCTTTCGATTGCCGGGATCAAGCTCTTGCCGCGGGACGCAGCGGCGGTGCAATCGCCTTGGTTTGGCGAGGCGGTAGCGCGTGCGCGACAGGCTGGCTTCCCCCTGGCAATCCACGCTGTCGAGCCGGATGCGATGGCGTCCATTCTCGAGGTGCTCGCAACAGCTCCCGCGCGAAAGTCGGGGGGGCCGCGAGGTCTGGACAGAATGGAGCATGCATCGCTTTGTCCACCGGCTCTCGTCGCGGCTCTGGCTGCATCGGGGATGGCGGTCGTCACACAGCCCGCATTTCTTGTCGCGCGGGGGGCCAGGTACCGTCGCCAGCTGGAGCAGCCTCTGTGGCAATGGCTCTATCCCGTGTCCTCTCTCCACGAGGCGGGTGTCCCGGTCGCTTTCAGCAGCGATGCGCCGGTCGCGCCTCCCGGTTTTCATGCCGTATTGGAAGCGGCGTGCGGCCGGGGCTCGGGAGCCTTGGCCGATTTTGGCAAAGCGGAGCGGGTGAGCCCGGGGTTGGCCTTTGCCGCCCACTCCCGGACGCATCGCTTGATCCGCGGCGAGAATGCCGTGGATCAATGGTTCGCGCCGGGAGAGGCGGCGGATTTTCTCGTTCTTGCCGGCGACCCGAGGCCCGGTGATTTTGCGAACCTGCAAGTGGTTGCCGCGGCTCTGCCTTCGGAAGGAGTTCGACGGTGA
- a CDS encoding enoyl-CoA hydratase/isomerase family protein, with amino-acid sequence MSNASEVIRLERHDGLVIMTLDRPEVLNAYNRQMRDQIFEALTFVAATPEVRVLLVEGSGRAFGSGGDLSEFGMAESPLAARETRQRRDVWGLWSELPCVTMAAVHGMAVGGGCEMALLCDLMIAAETACFRLPETSLGTLPGVGGTQTLPRAIGAGRAAGVLLAGSEISGREAERLGLAQWVCSEKTLAARARSLAKSLAILSGPALKAAREALRRGGDLPLAEGLRLEARLGKRLREEQT; translated from the coding sequence GTGAGCAACGCGAGTGAGGTGATTCGCCTCGAGCGCCACGACGGTCTGGTGATCATGACTCTGGACCGCCCGGAGGTCCTGAACGCCTATAATCGTCAGATGCGGGATCAGATTTTCGAGGCTCTGACTTTCGTGGCCGCGACCCCGGAGGTTCGTGTCCTGCTCGTCGAGGGTTCCGGCCGCGCCTTCGGTAGCGGAGGCGATTTATCGGAATTCGGTATGGCGGAATCTCCTTTGGCCGCGCGTGAAACTCGTCAGCGACGCGATGTCTGGGGCTTATGGAGTGAGTTGCCCTGTGTGACTATGGCGGCGGTTCACGGGATGGCGGTCGGGGGAGGCTGCGAGATGGCTCTGCTCTGCGACCTGATGATTGCGGCAGAAACGGCTTGCTTTCGTCTCCCCGAGACCTCGTTGGGAACATTGCCGGGTGTGGGTGGCACCCAAACCCTGCCGCGGGCCATCGGTGCCGGGCGCGCCGCGGGTGTCCTGCTCGCGGGGAGCGAAATCTCGGGGCGTGAGGCCGAACGATTGGGGCTGGCGCAGTGGGTTTGCTCGGAGAAAACGCTGGCGGCGCGAGCCCGTTCCCTGGCGAAATCGCTCGCGATCCTTTCCGGGCCCGCCCTGAAGGCTGCAAGGGAGGCGCTGCGGCGCGGTGGAGACCTTCCGCTGGCGGAGGGCTTGCGACTTGAGGCCCGCCTCGGGAAAAGGCTACGAGAGGAACAGACATGA
- a CDS encoding AMP-binding protein: MNTANFLTMPAMMFPDQEILVDGADRFSYDALAQRVRSLGASLRAHGAGLERPVAVLATNSHRYVTAYYGAAAAGATFVPLNYRAKLHELEHMIDKAAPAVLFFEERYRDTLARLADSLPADLTLLPLSEAGEGESSFDDLVAAGDAEALEVDVEESDTSILMYTSGTTSLPKGVMLTHGDFTAYVVGNVEMADGSPRGTALLCVPLYHIAGATNIMSSVWAGRKIVLLPQFEAGEWLATVAREKVTHAFVVPTMMKKLLDHPDFHKTDLSSLENLSYGGAPMPFPVIRRAIESFPAGCGFVNAFGQTETTSTLTILGPEDHRLVGDADADELVLKRLRSIGRPLPDVEIRIADESGASLPDGETGEILVRTPRIMKGYAGGVSGGAAVDTDGYLHTRDLGYIDNEGYVFLVGRKDDMIIRGGENIAPAEVEACLQGHQAIEEIAVFGLPSEEWGQIVAAAVVLKEGSAVSAEELVTYCQARLSSFKKPEALRFLPELPRNPLGKILRKDLQTAFAASQE, from the coding sequence ATGAATACAGCAAACTTCCTGACGATGCCTGCAATGATGTTCCCTGACCAGGAGATTCTGGTCGATGGAGCAGATCGCTTCAGCTACGACGCTCTGGCGCAGCGAGTCCGCAGCCTCGGGGCCTCCCTGCGCGCGCATGGCGCTGGTCTGGAGAGGCCGGTAGCGGTTCTGGCCACCAACTCGCATCGCTATGTCACAGCGTATTACGGCGCAGCGGCCGCAGGCGCGACATTTGTGCCGCTTAACTATCGCGCCAAGCTGCATGAGTTGGAGCATATGATCGACAAGGCTGCTCCAGCCGTGCTGTTTTTTGAGGAGCGCTATCGCGACACTCTGGCTCGATTGGCAGATTCGTTGCCGGCAGACCTCACACTGCTTCCCTTGTCGGAGGCAGGCGAGGGCGAATCGTCATTTGATGATCTTGTCGCTGCCGGCGATGCTGAGGCACTGGAGGTCGATGTCGAGGAGTCCGATACCTCCATCTTGATGTACACCAGCGGGACGACCTCCCTGCCCAAAGGGGTGATGCTGACGCATGGCGACTTCACCGCCTATGTCGTGGGCAACGTGGAGATGGCCGACGGCAGTCCCCGCGGGACCGCACTCTTATGCGTGCCGCTCTACCATATCGCCGGAGCCACCAATATCATGAGCTCGGTCTGGGCCGGGCGGAAGATTGTCCTGCTTCCGCAATTTGAAGCGGGGGAATGGTTGGCTACCGTGGCGCGCGAGAAGGTAACGCACGCCTTTGTTGTGCCCACGATGATGAAGAAGCTTCTCGACCATCCGGACTTCCATAAAACCGATCTCTCAAGTCTGGAGAACCTCTCCTACGGCGGCGCTCCGATGCCCTTCCCGGTGATTCGACGGGCTATCGAGTCCTTTCCGGCGGGTTGCGGTTTCGTGAATGCTTTCGGTCAGACCGAAACAACATCGACCTTGACGATTCTCGGCCCCGAAGACCACCGTCTGGTTGGCGATGCCGATGCTGATGAGTTGGTGCTCAAGCGTCTGCGCTCGATTGGTCGCCCGCTTCCCGACGTGGAGATTCGCATTGCGGACGAAAGTGGTGCGTCGCTTCCGGACGGAGAGACAGGCGAGATTCTCGTCCGGACCCCGCGCATCATGAAGGGCTACGCCGGTGGAGTTTCCGGCGGGGCTGCGGTCGATACGGACGGCTATCTGCATACCCGGGACCTCGGCTATATTGATAACGAGGGCTACGTGTTTCTGGTGGGCCGCAAAGACGATATGATCATCCGCGGTGGCGAGAATATTGCTCCTGCGGAGGTAGAAGCCTGCCTGCAGGGCCATCAGGCGATCGAGGAGATCGCGGTTTTCGGCTTGCCGAGTGAGGAGTGGGGCCAGATTGTGGCTGCGGCGGTGGTGCTCAAGGAAGGCTCCGCGGTCTCGGCAGAAGAGCTGGTGACCTATTGCCAGGCCCGTCTCTCGAGCTTCAAGAAACCGGAGGCCTTGCGGTTTCTTCCCGAATTGCCACGGAACCCTCTGGGCAAGATTCTCCGCAAGGACCTCCAGACCGCATTTGCCGCGAGTCAGGAATAG
- a CDS encoding enoyl-CoA hydratase-related protein — protein MARVQSLRIREQRGIATLEMNLSAGLFDADMHADLVAAVEEIQLSDDIRVVVLRSRGRNFCEGSVSDGPHDGIAALASLRVPVIASLQGKVFDEGLELALACDLRFAASGARLGMTQLSRGILPSHGGTQRLPRLIGRGRATRMVLLSEVLSARQAEKSGLIHQVEEGAQLNRKVMAVARSMATRSPVAQKLAKEALLASGDLPLAEGLRLEGDLYVLSQSTADRDEGLTSFREKRRPKFIGR, from the coding sequence TTGGCGCGCGTTCAGAGCCTTCGGATCCGGGAGCAGCGTGGGATCGCGACGCTGGAGATGAATCTGTCGGCAGGGCTTTTCGACGCCGATATGCATGCAGATCTGGTGGCAGCGGTAGAGGAGATCCAGCTTTCCGACGATATCCGTGTGGTCGTTCTCCGCTCTCGAGGCCGTAACTTTTGCGAGGGCTCCGTCTCCGACGGGCCTCACGACGGGATTGCCGCTCTGGCCAGTCTCCGTGTGCCCGTGATCGCTTCTCTGCAAGGCAAGGTGTTCGACGAGGGCCTCGAACTGGCATTGGCTTGTGATCTGCGTTTTGCCGCGTCGGGAGCGCGGCTGGGGATGACGCAACTGTCGCGTGGAATATTGCCCAGCCACGGAGGCACCCAGCGTTTGCCCCGGCTGATCGGCCGCGGCCGAGCGACGCGAATGGTCCTGTTGTCCGAGGTGCTGTCCGCAAGGCAGGCAGAGAAATCAGGTCTGATTCATCAAGTCGAAGAGGGCGCTCAATTGAATCGCAAGGTCATGGCAGTCGCCCGATCGATGGCCACGCGCTCCCCGGTCGCTCAAAAGCTCGCCAAGGAGGCGCTGCTCGCCTCCGGCGATTTACCGCTGGCCGAAGGACTTCGCCTCGAGGGCGACCTGTACGTCCTCTCGCAAAGTACCGCGGACCGCGACGAAGGATTAACCAGCTTCCGCGAGAAGCGTCGCCCCAAATTTATCGGTCGCTGA
- the cofC gene encoding 2-phospho-L-lactate guanylyltransferase: MIWGLIPARLGAETKKRLEPALAPALRREFAQAMLADVITALMAAETLAGVSVLAGDEEAANLALKLGALPLHDSGGGLNNAVAAGMSFASEQKATGVIIAMGDLPILRSTDIDRMVAGLPVHGAVAAPSRDGSGTNLLGLRPPGLLHTHFGNQSLCAHQQEARNLGIPWQEIDPGGSALDVDTPEDLGELRRLLKTSDAPARATRRVLRAAGL, translated from the coding sequence ATGATTTGGGGATTGATACCGGCTCGACTGGGGGCCGAGACAAAAAAACGACTGGAACCGGCGCTCGCCCCGGCCCTTCGTCGTGAATTCGCCCAAGCCATGCTCGCCGATGTCATCACAGCCCTTATGGCCGCAGAGACTCTCGCTGGTGTCAGTGTTCTGGCCGGGGATGAGGAAGCTGCCAATCTGGCCCTGAAGCTCGGCGCCCTGCCCCTGCACGACTCGGGCGGGGGCCTCAACAATGCAGTCGCTGCCGGCATGAGCTTCGCCAGCGAGCAGAAAGCTACTGGTGTCATTATCGCGATGGGCGATTTACCCATCCTCAGATCGACGGATATCGACCGAATGGTCGCCGGCCTCCCCGTCCACGGCGCCGTCGCAGCGCCCTCCCGCGACGGCAGCGGCACCAACCTTCTGGGACTGCGCCCTCCCGGCCTGCTGCATACCCACTTCGGCAACCAGAGTCTTTGCGCCCATCAGCAGGAAGCCCGCAATCTCGGAATCCCCTGGCAGGAGATCGACCCGGGCGGTAGCGCCCTCGACGTCGACACTCCCGAAGACCTCGGCGAACTGCGACGCCTGCTCAAGACGTCCGACGCGCCCGCAAGAGCGACGCGAAGGGTGCTCCGCGCTGCCGGACTATGA
- the rsmD gene encoding 16S rRNA (guanine(966)-N(2))-methyltransferase RsmD — MRVIAGEARGRKLSVPPGLQVRPSGARLRESAFGILEHRGAIAEANVLDLFAGSGSLGIEALSRGASSVVAVEQDRRVAECLIANADRCGFAARHRTLVRPVLGALGSFGPAAVFDLIFLDPPYGKVDIDAILGKIAAGSLLCPDGVIMVEHPHAEGPDAEGDLEVDLRRRFGGSEITILRQRVG; from the coding sequence ATGCGGGTGATCGCCGGAGAGGCGCGAGGACGGAAGCTTTCCGTCCCGCCCGGACTCCAGGTGCGCCCCAGCGGCGCTCGGCTTCGTGAGTCGGCCTTTGGCATACTGGAGCACCGTGGCGCAATCGCCGAAGCGAATGTTCTGGACCTGTTCGCTGGATCGGGTTCTCTCGGGATCGAGGCCCTGTCGCGCGGTGCGTCCAGTGTGGTCGCCGTGGAGCAGGACCGCCGAGTCGCGGAGTGCCTGATCGCGAACGCCGACCGCTGTGGTTTTGCCGCTCGCCACCGGACGTTGGTGCGCCCGGTGCTGGGCGCGCTCGGTTCTTTTGGTCCTGCTGCTGTTTTTGACCTGATTTTCCTTGACCCGCCTTACGGAAAAGTCGATATCGACGCGATTCTGGGGAAAATTGCCGCCGGTAGCCTCTTGTGCCCGGATGGCGTAATCATGGTCGAGCATCCTCATGCCGAGGGTCCCGATGCTGAAGGAGATCTTGAAGTGGATTTGCGAAGACGTTTTGGTGGCAGCGAGATTACGATCTTGCGGCAGCGGGTCGGCTGA
- the coaD gene encoding pantetheine-phosphate adenylyltransferase: MTPVAIYAGSFDPVTNGHVDLIRRASRVFPKVTVAVAYNPNKGSGMFTPDERCEMIRESLADLGDRVVADKFSGLLVDYAKGIGDCVLVRGLRAVSDFEFEFQMTSMNRHLAKEIETVFLMAGEQHFYTSSSLVREVATFGGDVTALVPPPVHRRLQKKLKL; this comes from the coding sequence GTGACGCCCGTGGCGATTTATGCCGGATCATTTGATCCTGTGACCAATGGGCATGTGGACCTCATTCGACGGGCCTCGCGCGTTTTCCCCAAAGTGACGGTGGCTGTCGCCTACAATCCCAACAAGGGCTCCGGGATGTTTACCCCCGATGAGCGCTGCGAGATGATTCGCGAATCGCTTGCGGATCTCGGCGATCGCGTTGTGGCCGACAAGTTCAGCGGTCTGCTGGTGGATTACGCAAAAGGGATCGGTGATTGTGTGCTGGTGCGTGGGTTGCGCGCTGTCTCGGATTTTGAGTTCGAGTTTCAGATGACCAGCATGAACCGCCACCTCGCCAAGGAAATCGAGACCGTGTTCCTGATGGCGGGGGAACAGCATTTCTATACGAGTTCGAGTCTCGTTCGCGAAGTTGCGACTTTCGGTGGCGATGTGACGGCTCTTGTCCCGCCGCCGGTTCATCGTCGCCTCCAGAAAAAACTGAAACTCTAA
- a CDS encoding pyridoxal phosphate-dependent aminotransferase — protein MRLSQRLQAVAPSGTMAVTSEIFRLRASGVRVLNFGAGEPDFETPERIGAAARRAIADGQTRYTPAAGLPELREAITAKMWRLNRLEISPQQVVATTGGKHALSLGLMALLDPGDEVLIPVPFWTSYGAMVRLAGGTPVFLPTAAEDGFKLRPDQLAAAIGPRTRALLLNSPSNPTGAVYSATELQSLADVIVGATNVSLLSDEVYELLHFDGPRPPHILTLRPELRAKSLIINSVSKSYAMTGWRVGYAVGPEAWIEAMITLQGQTTTGTSSISQVAAAEALRGGSDEQAMVAEFRRRRAFTCERWHDLSGVSLVDPGGAFYVFPDVRRLLEGSPKGREVGTTARLCEQLLAEERVALVPGEAFGAPGYVRMAYTASLADLEEGMSGIKRMAGRLATGVAG, from the coding sequence ATGCGCTTGTCGCAGAGACTGCAGGCTGTAGCGCCGTCGGGGACCATGGCCGTGACCAGCGAGATTTTTCGTTTGCGAGCGTCCGGTGTCCGCGTACTCAATTTCGGAGCGGGAGAGCCTGATTTTGAAACTCCCGAGCGGATCGGTGCGGCTGCGCGCCGGGCGATCGCGGACGGCCAGACACGCTATACGCCCGCAGCGGGGCTCCCCGAGTTGCGGGAGGCAATCACGGCCAAGATGTGGCGCCTGAACCGGCTCGAAATCTCACCGCAGCAGGTGGTCGCGACGACTGGGGGCAAACACGCGCTATCGCTTGGCCTGATGGCGCTGCTCGATCCGGGGGACGAGGTCCTGATCCCGGTGCCATTTTGGACCAGCTATGGTGCTATGGTGCGATTGGCGGGCGGTACGCCGGTGTTTTTGCCGACCGCCGCCGAAGATGGATTCAAGCTCCGCCCCGACCAGCTGGCCGCAGCCATCGGTCCGCGCACCCGTGCCCTTTTGCTCAACAGCCCCTCGAACCCGACAGGCGCGGTCTATTCAGCAACCGAGCTTCAATCTCTAGCCGACGTGATTGTTGGCGCGACGAACGTCAGTCTGTTGAGCGACGAGGTTTACGAGTTGCTGCACTTCGATGGGCCCCGACCGCCGCATATTCTTACACTGCGTCCGGAACTCCGAGCAAAGTCCCTGATCATTAATTCGGTTTCGAAAAGTTACGCGATGACGGGTTGGCGAGTTGGCTATGCGGTGGGCCCCGAGGCGTGGATTGAGGCCATGATTACGCTGCAGGGACAGACCACCACGGGGACCAGTTCGATCTCTCAGGTAGCCGCGGCCGAGGCCCTGCGAGGTGGTTCCGATGAGCAGGCGATGGTGGCGGAATTCCGTCGTCGCCGCGCCTTTACCTGTGAGCGGTGGCACGATTTGTCGGGCGTCTCTCTCGTGGATCCGGGCGGGGCATTTTATGTCTTTCCCGATGTTCGTCGATTGCTCGAGGGTTCCCCGAAGGGCCGCGAGGTCGGAACTACGGCAAGGCTTTGCGAGCAACTGCTCGCCGAGGAGCGCGTGGCCTTGGTCCCCGGGGAGGCCTTCGGAGCGCCCGGGTATGTTCGGATGGCTTATACCGCCTCGCTCGCGGATCTCGAGGAGGGGATGTCCGGCATCAAACGGATGGCTGGACGGCTTGCGACGGGCGTTGCCGGCTAG